The following are encoded together in the Vigna unguiculata cultivar IT97K-499-35 chromosome 2, ASM411807v1, whole genome shotgun sequence genome:
- the LOC114174396 gene encoding uncharacterized protein LOC114174396, with the protein MPLDEEWRCRKFKNGLRGDLRLMVALLSIKDFAALVEKARVMEKMKVEQSRIQCYQCEGPQKRNVCQQLAGFKRCNNCGKEDHFGRDCPTLARAVTRPPVQTPTQNQQRRGGTRPQASGKVYAMSGAEATGSGNLVIGHCLIAGKACCCELVVSTPASGLVRTSSLCARCPVEEEGLMYKVNLIYLPLQELEVILGMDWFFANRIVIDCQEKRLLFPNSEEPELISSQGVVKEIQRGAQSFIIFTRLEVEKEEEASIIPVVHEFKDVFPEEVPGLPPNREVEFSIDLVPGTGPVSMAPYRMAPAELVELKKQIEDLLGK; encoded by the exons ATGCCACTGgatgaggagtggcgatgcaggaaATTTAAGAATGGCCTCCGCGGAGATCTTCGTCTGATGGTGGCCCTGCtttccatcaaggactttgcagCCTTGGTGGAGAAGGCTAGGGtcatggagaagatgaaggtggAG CAGAGCAGGATTCAGTGCTACCAGTGTGAGGGACCACAAAAGAGGAATGTTTGCCAACAGCTTGCAGGCTTCAAgaggtgcaacaactgtggcaaggaggACCACTTTGGGAGGGATTGTCCCACCCTTGCTAGGGCAGTGACGCGACCTCCAGTACAGACTCCTACGCAGAACCAACAGAGGAGGGGAGGCACCAGGCCTCAGGCGTCGGGCAAAGTTTATGCCATGTCAGGAGCGGAAGCAACgggttcaggtaaccttgttatagGCCATTGTTTGATAGCTGGGAAAGCTTGTTGT TGTGAACTTGTGGTGTCTACTCCAgcatcgggtttggtcaggacgtcgtccttgtgcGCTAGGTGTCCGGTGGAGGAAGAAGGACTGATGTACAAAGTGAATCTGATTTACCTACCTCTACAAGAGTTGGaagtgatcttagggatggattggttCTTTGCCAATCGCATCGTTATAGACTGCCAAgagaagaggttgttgtttcccaactcagaggagcctgagttgatATCATCCCAGGGAGTCGTGAAGGAGATTCAGAGGGGCGCGCAGTCCTTCATAATTTTCACTCGTCTGGAAGTGGAGAAGGAGGAAGAGGCATCAATCATACCAGTAGTACACGAGTTTAAGGATGTATTCCCAGAGgaggtaccagggttgcctcctaatagagaggtggagttctctatagACCTAGTACCAGGAACCGGGCCAGTGTCGATGGCTCCATACCGtatggctccggcagagttggtGGAACTCAAGAAGCAGATAGAGGATTTACTGGGGAAGTAG